The Halobacterium hubeiense genome contains the following window.
AGGCGGGCGGTAAAATACTCGACAAGTTCCTCGAGTACGACAAGCGGCACGATTCGAACATCGTGCGTGCCGCTATCGCCGTCAACACCGCTAAAGCCGACCTCATGGGCTTGGAGCACGTTCCACAGGAGAATCGCGTCCTCATCGGACAGTCCCGCGTGAAGGGACACGGCGTCGGCGCCGACAACGAACTCGGCGCCGAAATCGCCGAGGAAGACATCGACGAGGTGCAGGGTGCCATCGACTCCATCCCGGTCCACGAGGTTGACGCGTTCCTCGTCATCTCCGGGCTGGGCGGCGGTACGGGCTCAGGCGGCTCCCCGGTCATCGCCAAACACCTCAAGCGTATCTACACCGAACCCGTATACGGCCTCGGTGTGCTGCCCGGCAGCGACGAGGGCGGCATCTACACGCTGAACGCCGCGCGGTCGTTCCAGACGTTCGTCCGCGAGGTCGACAACCTCCTCGTGTTCGACAACGACGCGTGGCGCAAGTCCGGCGAATCGGTGCAGGGCGGCTACGACGAAATCAACGAGGAGATCGTCACCCGCTTTGGCATCCTCTTCGGCGCCGGCGAGGTCGAGCAGGGCGGCGACGTCGCCGAGTCCGTCGTCGACTCCAGCGAGATCATCAACACGCTCTCGGGCGGCGGCGTCTCCACAGTCGGCTACGCCTCCGAGACCGTCGACAACGAGGACAACGGCAGCAGCCTGCTGTCCCGGTTTACCGGCGGCGACGACGACTCCCTCGAGGACTCGGCGTCGACCACGAACCGCATCACCAGCCTCGTGCGCAAGGCGGCGCTCGGTCGGCTCACGCTCCCCTGCGAGATTGAGGGCTCCGAGCGCGCGCTGCTGGTCACCGCCGGCCCGCCGAAGTACCTCAACCGGAAGGGTATTGAGCGCGGCCGTAAGTGGCTCGAAGAGCAGACCGGCTCGATGGAAGTCCGCGGCGGCGACTACCCCGTGCCGAACTCCCAGCAGGTCGCCTCCGTCGTCCTGCTGTCGGGCGTGAACAACGTCCCGCGCATCAAGGAGCTGCAGGAAGTCGCCATCGAAGCCCAGGACAACATCGACGACATCCGCGAGGAAAGCGAAGAGAACTTGGAAGAATTGGTCGAAGACGACGACGATGAGCTTGAACCGCTGTTCTAAACTCGCGGTCGCTCTCGTCGTCCTCCTCGCGGTCGCCGCCGTCCCGGCAGCCGCCGTCTCAATCGGCGGCGACGCGCCGGACAGCGTGCAGTCCGACGAGCAACAGGAGACGACGTTCACGGTCACCGACCCCTTCGAGAACTACGAGGAGTGGACGCTGCAGGCCAGCACCGACCTCACTGACGTCACGTGGCAGGTCGTCACGTTCGACAACGCCGGCAACCAGATCGACGAGGCGACGCTCACCGGCCAGTCAGTGAGCTACGACTTCGCGGCGTCCAGCGGCGCGGTGCGCGCCGAGGTCACCATCCTCGGCACGGTGCCGTCGTCGAGCGCGTGGTCGTGGAGCTACGAGCCGCCCCAGCGCATCACGTACGCGGAGTTCGTGCAGGCCCAGCCGGGCGGCGCCAGCACCACGCTGGAGACGTACAACACCCGGCCGTACACGACCGCGAGCCAGGACGCACGCACCGCCATCAGTGACGCCGAGGCCGCCATCAGCGACGCTGAAGGCGCCGGCGCGGGCGTCAGCGGCGCGAAAAGCGACCTGCAGGACGCCATCGAGTTCTACAACGGTGGCAACTTCGAGCAGGCGGTCAGCAACGCCGAGCAGGCCGAGTCTGCCGCGAACAGCGCGGCGTCGTCCGCCGAGCGCACCGACCTCATCATCATGGGCGCCGCGGCGCTGGTCGTCCTGCTGTTGATAGCGGGCGGCGTCTACTGGTACCTCCAGCAGCGCGACAGCTACGACAAGCTCGGCTAAGGGATGCAGACCCTCGTCCCGTTCGACCCGACGAACCCGAACACGCGCCTCTCCGCGCTTCTCTCCGAAGACGAACGCCGAGCGTTCGCCACGGAGATGCTCTCGGACGTCCTCGACGCAGTCCGCCGAGCCGGCGGTGAGCCGGTGGTACTGGCGAGCGCACCACTCGACGGCGACGTGGACGCGCCGGTGACTGTCGACGACCGGCCGCTGTCGGTCGCGGTGAACGACGCACTCGCGGCGCTTCCGGCGGCGGTCGTGATGGCGGACCTCGCGCTCGCGACGCCCGAGGCCGTCCAGCGGCTCTACGACGCGGGCGGCGACGTCGTGGTCGCACCGGGACGCGGCGGCGGCACGAACGCGCTCGTCGTCCGTCACCGGGACTTCGACGTGGACTACCACGGCGTCTCGTTCCGCGACCACCTCGCCGCGGCCGACGCCGCGGGCGCGGCCGTCGAAACCGTCGACTCGTTCCGGCTCGCGGTGGACATCGACGAGCCGACCGACCTCCTCGACGTGCTCGTGCACGGCAATCGCGGGGCCGCCGACTGGCTCCGCGACGCGGGCTTCCGGGTCGCCGTCGACGACGGGACGCCGACGGTCGTCCGGGAGTGAGCCGGCTGGGGAACCAATACTGCTAAACGACGGCCAGCCGACTGCACGGGTATGCAGCCGTTACGACTGGCGCGAGCGGTCGCGGCGCTGCTCGGGCTGGCGGTGCTGGCGGCGGCGCTGTTCCAGGGCGTGCTGGCGGTGCTGGCCGAACTCGGCGTGCCGTCGTGGGCGGCGTCGCCGACGGCCGTCGGCGCCGTGCTACCGCCGGTGCTCGCGCTCGCGGACGCGTACACGCCGCTGGGGAGCCACGGCCGGACGGTCGCGCTCCGCGAGCGGCCCGCGACTCGACTCACCGCGGACGCGCTGCTGGCGGCGGTCGTCGGCGGCGTCGTCGGCTACGCGGGCAGCCAACTGCTCCTCTCGGCGAGCGCGGACAGCCTCGCGGAACTGGTCGTGGTGTCGGGCGCGGCGCTCTCGGGGTACGCGACGTTCGTCGCGCGGAACCTCGACGCGTACGGCGGCCGCGACCCCGAGTCGGACGTCGAGGAGGAGGCCCGGCCGTGAGTTCGATTCCCGGCGCCGACGAGTACGGCGTCGACGTCGAGATTCGGGACGCCGACCGGGAGGCCGCCCTCGACGTCCGCCCCGGCGATGTCGAGCCCGCCGAGGAGCTGACGTTCGCGCGGAACGTCTTCGTGCCGCTGACGACCGCGTGCCGGTACACGTGCACGTACTGCACGTACTACGATCCGCCCGGCGAAGCGGAGCTGATGAGCCCCGAGGCCGTCCGGGAGACGTGCCAGCGGGGCGCGGCGGCGGGCTGCACGGAGGCGCTGTTCACGTTCGGCGACGACCCCGACGACCGCTACACCGAAGTCCACGACCAACTGGACGAGTGGGGGTTCGACTCCATCCACGATTACCTCCGGCGCGCCTGCGAAATCGCCCTCGAAGAGGGACTGCTGCCGCACGCGAACCCGGGCGACCAGACGCGCGAGCAGATGGCCCACGTGGCGGACGTGAACGCGTCGATGGGCGTGATGCTGGAGACGACGGCGGACGTGCAGGCCCACGGCGGCCCGCGCGCGAAGAACCCCGGCCAGCGCCTCCACACCATCGAGGTGGCGGGCGACCTCGGCGTCCCGTTCACGACGGGCATCCTCGTGGGCGTCGGCGAGGACTGGGCGGACCGCGCGGACAGCCTGCTCGCGATTCGGGACCTCCACGAGCGCCACGGCCACGTCCAGGAGGTCATCGTCCAGCCCGTCAGCCCGAACGAGCGCTGGACCGAGGACCCGCCCGACCGCGAGACGATGCGGCGCGCGGTGGCGATGGCGCGCGCGGTGCTGCCCGACGAGGTGGCAGTGCAGGTGCCGCCGAACCTGGCGGACGCCCGCGCGCTGCTGGACTGCGGCGTCGAGGACTTGGGCGGCGTCTCCCCGGTGACGAAAGACCACATCAACCCCGACTACGCGTGGCCCGCGCTCCGGGAACTGGAGGACATCGCGGACCACGGCGGCGTCCCGCTGCGCGAACGGCTCCCGGTCTACGAGCGCTTCCTCCCCGACGCCGGCGTCGAGAACGAGTGGGTGAGCGAGCGCGTCGGGCGCGCCATCGAGTCCGGCGAGCGGTATCAGGCGGTGCTGGACGGCGCGGCACCGCGACCGTAGTCAGGTCGGGTCGAACTCGGGGAGGCGCTTCCGAACCACCGTGTAGACGACCGACACCGCCAGCATCGCGAGCGTGAGCCGGCGCACGAGCCCGTCGTACAGCGCGAGCGCCGGCATCGAGAGCACGACGACCGCGAGCAGGTCCTCGGGCGCGCCGTCGTAGCGAATCCAGCGCCGCGGGCGAATCCACTGACCGCGGGTGTGCGAGTAGACGCCGCGCTGGTCGTCGTTCGCCCACGGTCGCGCGCCGAGCCCGCCGCCGAGCGCGTCCGTGACGGAGTGGACGGCCGCCGACAGCAGGAAGAACGCGGCGCCGACCGTGAGCGGGGACGGCGAACCGACGGCGACGCCGAACGCGACGGCGGCCAGCGGCCAGTAGTGTTCGGGGTAGTGCAGGGTCTTGCGGTGTTCGAGCACGCCCAAGTCGAGGTCCGGGAAGACGCCGCCGGCCATCGCGGCGAGCGCGGCCGGCGCTGCGAGTTCGGGCGCGACCCAGAACAGCGGCGTCGCGAGCAGGACGCCCATCGCAGCGTGGGTCGTGGCCATCATGGCTGACCACCCCCTCCCATCAGTCGTCGGCGCTCGCGGCGCCGCGCGAGCCGTCGGCGTCGCGGTCGGGAACCAGTGGCGTGCCGTCCGCCTGCGGGCCGAGCTTGGGGCCGTGCTTGTCGGCGTCTGGGTCGAGGATGCGGCGCTCGGTGTAGTCCGTGGAGCGCTCGACGGGCGTGCGGCCGATGGCGGATATCATGTCGGCGTAGTCGGCGACCGAACGGAACTCGCCGTGCTGGCCGCCCGCGCGCTTCGTAATCTCCTCGCTGAGGATGGTGCCCATGAAGTCGTCGGCGCCGCAGTTCAGGAGTTTCAGCCCCTTCGCGTTCCCGAACTTTACCCACGACGACTGGATGTGCTCGACGTTGTCCAAGTAGAGGCGCGCGACGGCGACCAGCAGTTCGTCCTCGGCGTCGCTGGCGCCGGTCTCGACGACGCCCCGGTCGTAGAGGGGCGTCTCCTGGTGGACGAATGATAGCGGGACGAACTCGGTGATGTTGCCGGTGCGGTCCTGGAGGTCCCGAATCACGTCGAGGTGGCGGACGCGGTGGGCCTCGTTCTCGACGTGGCCGTACATCATCGTGGAGGTCATCGGGAGGCCGACGTCCGCGGCGGCCTCCATCGCGGCGACCCACTCCCCGGTGTCGATTTTCCCCGGGCAGATGACCTCGCGGACCTCGTCCACGAGGATTTCGGCGGCCGTCCCCGGAACGGTGTCGAGGCCGGCGTCGGCGAGTTCGCTGTAGACGTGGCGGTAGTCCCACTCGACGCCGCGTTGGGCGTGGTGGGCTTCCTCGGGGGTCATCGAGTGGACGTGCGCGCCGGCGTCGCTCATCGCCGCGATTTGCTCGACGTACGTGTGGGGGTCGGTGGTGTAGCGCTCGGGCGGCTTGTAGTTGTGCTCCGGATTCTCGGGGTCGAGCGCCTCGCGGTGGTCGTCGTTCAGCCCGAACGCGGGGTGGAGGCCGGAGACGGAGGTGACCTCGTAGACGCCGCGCTCGACGGCGTCTTTCACGACCTCGTGCGACTCCTCCGGCGTCTTCGTGAAGCCGGCGTGGTCGTCCGGTTCGTCGGCCTCGAAGTTGTGGGCGGTGTCCTTGAAGTTGCAGAACAGGCAGCCCGTGTTGCAGGCCGTGGTGACGTTGTTGTTGACGTTCGCGACGAACGTCACCTCCTCACCCACGACCTCGGCGCGGCGGCGGTCGGCGGCTTCGAGGACGAGTTCCTTCCGCCGCGGGTCGATGCCTTCCGTGTCGGTGCCGGTGGTGATGAGTTCGATGCCGTCCGCGACAGAGAGCCGGCGGCCGTCGCGGGCGTTCGCCAGCGCGTTCTCGAACGACTGGTCGGTCTCGGGGACCACGTCGAAGTCGAACTCGCCGGCGGCGTCGGACATGTTCGATTCCAGCGCGCCCACCGCCAAAAAGCCTGCCACAGCGGCCACCCCTTCGGATGGATGCGCGAACGTGAACAACTCCGCGAGAAGTTCGAGGTTTGTGGGCACGAGAGTGAAAGATTGATGGTGGTCGGCGCCGGGCGTACAGCCATGACGAGCGTCAAGACCCTCCGCGTCGAGGCGGCGGCGACCCGGGACGCGCTCGGCCGGGGCGTCTTCGAGTTCAGCGACCGCTACTCCGTGTTCGACTGGGGGGAGATGCCCGACCTGATTCCCGGGAAGGGAGCGAGCCTCTGCACGATGGGCGCGTTCAACTTTGAACTCCTCGAAACCGAGGGCGTCCCGACGCACTACGAAGGCGTCCGGAACAGCGACGGCGAGACCGTCGCGCTGGCGGACGCCGACGAGCCGCCGACGGAGATGGTCATCGCGCTCACGCAGGTCCCGGACCTCCCCTTCGAGGGGCACGACGCCGGCGACGACGACGCCATCTACGGCGGCTACGACTACGGCGCGTACCACGCCGCCGCGGACGGCAACTACCTCGTCCCCCTCGAAGTCGTCTTCCGGAACAGCGTCCCCGTGGGGTCGAGCCTGCGGAAGCGCCGCGACCCGGCGGAGTTCGACCTCGACTGCGACGAGTGGCCCGACGAGCCACTCAACCTCCCCGAGCCGGTCGTGGAGTTCTCCACGAAGTACGAGGAGCAGGACCGCTACCTCTCTCGCGAGGAGGCCGACGCCATCGCGGGCGAGGCGAGCATCGAGGAACTGGAATCGCTCGCGCGCCGCGTGAACGAGGTCGTCACCGAGCGCGCCGAGGACGCCGGCTTCACGCACGAGGACGGGAAAATCGAGTGCCTGTACGTGGACGGCGAGGTTCGGGTCGCGGACGTCGCGGGGACGTTCGACGAGAACCGCTTCGCGTACGAGGGCCGGGAAGTGTCGAAGGAGGTCGTCCGGCAGTACTACAAGCGCACCGACCCCGAGTGGGTCGAGGCCGTCGGCGACGCCAAAGCAGAAGCCGACGAGCGCGGCGTCGCGGACTGGCGCGAACTCTGCGAGGCGTCCCCGGACCCGCTCCCCCCGGAACTCGTGCAGGCGACCGCGGACATGTACGCCGCGGGCGCGAACCGCTACACGGACCACGAGTGGTTCGACGCGCCGCCGCTGGCCGACGCCCTCGACGCCTTCGAGGCGTGACGCCGCGACGCTGGCGCGTCCTCGCCGTCCTCTCGATAGCCGCCGTGCTCGCGGGGTCGCTGGCGCCCGGTTCGACGGGCGGCGGGCTGCCCGCGGGCGCGGACAAGCTCCTGCACGCGGTCGGCTACGCGACCATCGCGGTCTCGCTTTCGGGCGCGCGGCGAGCCGAGACAGGGCGCGCGCTCGTCTCGGTGGTGCTGGCTGCGGCGCTGCTCGGCGTCGGCATCGAAGTCGTGCAGCCGACGGTCGGGCGGACCGCGAGCGTCCTCGACGCGGCCGCGAACCTTCTGGGCGCGTCGGCCGGCGCGGTCGGCTGGTGGGTCGCGACTTGACCGCGCTGGCGGCCGCCGCTACCACGAAGTACATCAACGCGGAGCCGCGAGTAACGGGCATGCTGAAACGTGCCGGCGTCATCGACGCGACGGTCGGGCACAGCTCGCGAATCGGCGTCTCGGTTCCCGACAGCGGCGAAGACGACGACGAGCAGCGCGCGGCGGGGCTCGCCGGGCTGCTGTCGTGGTGCCGTCGCCTCGCGCACTGATTCTCGGAACCCAGCGATTCGACGGCAAGACAGCCTGTTCTCGACGTGCGGGAGCACGACCAGACGAAGCCGCTTTACGCCCGCGACGACACCAACTAGCCATGAGCGAGCCGAGCGCGGAGGTCTACGAGCAGGGGCGGGGGATGGACGCCCACAATCAGGTGATGCGGGAGCTGCGCGACGAGAAGGGCGCGAAAGACTACGCCCCCGACGAGCCCACCCGCGTCTGGCTGGACGAGGACAACACGCCGGACGGCGTCTACCAGAGCCTCACCATCATCCTCAACACCGGCGGGTGTCGGTGGGCGCGCGCCGGCGGCTGTACGATGTGCGGGTACGTCGCCGAGTCCGTGGAGGGCGGGTCGGTCGCCCACGAGGACCTGATGGCCCAGATAGACGCCTGCCTCGAACACGAACAGGAGGAGGCCGACGAGGCCAGCGGCCTGATTAAAATCTACACGAGCGGGTCGTTCCTCGACGAGCGCGAGGTGCCCGCCGAGACGCGGCAGGCCATCGCCGAGACGTTCGCGGACCGCGAGCGCATCGTCGTCGAGAGCCTGCCGGACTTCGTGGACCAGCCGAAAATCGAGGACTTCACCGAGGTCGGGCTGGAGACGGACGTCGCAATCGGCCTGGAGACCGCGACGGACCGCGTGCGCCACGACTGCGTAAACAAGTACTTCGACTTCAGCGACTTCGAGGACGCGTGCGCGGAGGCCCGCGAGGCCGACGCCGGTGTGAAGGCGTAC
Protein-coding sequences here:
- the cofH gene encoding 7,8-didemethyl-8-hydroxy-5-deazariboflavin synthase subunit CofH, which gives rise to MSDAAGEFDFDVVPETDQSFENALANARDGRRLSVADGIELITTGTDTEGIDPRRKELVLEAADRRRAEVVGEEVTFVANVNNNVTTACNTGCLFCNFKDTAHNFEADEPDDHAGFTKTPEESHEVVKDAVERGVYEVTSVSGLHPAFGLNDDHREALDPENPEHNYKPPERYTTDPHTYVEQIAAMSDAGAHVHSMTPEEAHHAQRGVEWDYRHVYSELADAGLDTVPGTAAEILVDEVREVICPGKIDTGEWVAAMEAAADVGLPMTSTMMYGHVENEAHRVRHLDVIRDLQDRTGNITEFVPLSFVHQETPLYDRGVVETGASDAEDELLVAVARLYLDNVEHIQSSWVKFGNAKGLKLLNCGADDFMGTILSEEITKRAGGQHGEFRSVADYADMISAIGRTPVERSTDYTERRILDPDADKHGPKLGPQADGTPLVPDRDADGSRGAASADD
- a CDS encoding tubulin/FtsZ family protein, translated to MKLAMIGFGQAGGKILDKFLEYDKRHDSNIVRAAIAVNTAKADLMGLEHVPQENRVLIGQSRVKGHGVGADNELGAEIAEEDIDEVQGAIDSIPVHEVDAFLVISGLGGGTGSGGSPVIAKHLKRIYTEPVYGLGVLPGSDEGGIYTLNAARSFQTFVREVDNLLVFDNDAWRKSGESVQGGYDEINEEIVTRFGILFGAGEVEQGGDVAESVVDSSEIINTLSGGGVSTVGYASETVDNEDNGSSLLSRFTGGDDDSLEDSASTTNRITSLVRKAALGRLTLPCEIEGSERALLVTAGPPKYLNRKGIERGRKWLEEQTGSMEVRGGDYPVPNSQQVASVVLLSGVNNVPRIKELQEVAIEAQDNIDDIREESEENLEELVEDDDDELEPLF
- the cofC gene encoding 2-phospho-L-lactate guanylyltransferase, with the translated sequence MQTLVPFDPTNPNTRLSALLSEDERRAFATEMLSDVLDAVRRAGGEPVVLASAPLDGDVDAPVTVDDRPLSVAVNDALAALPAAVVMADLALATPEAVQRLYDAGGDVVVAPGRGGGTNALVVRHRDFDVDYHGVSFRDHLAAADAAGAAVETVDSFRLAVDIDEPTDLLDVLVHGNRGAADWLRDAGFRVAVDDGTPTVVRE
- a CDS encoding archaeosine biosynthesis radical SAM protein RaSEA, with product MSEPSAEVYEQGRGMDAHNQVMRELRDEKGAKDYAPDEPTRVWLDEDNTPDGVYQSLTIILNTGGCRWARAGGCTMCGYVAESVEGGSVAHEDLMAQIDACLEHEQEEADEASGLIKIYTSGSFLDEREVPAETRQAIAETFADRERIVVESLPDFVDQPKIEDFTEVGLETDVAIGLETATDRVRHDCVNKYFDFSDFEDACAEAREADAGVKAYLLMKPPFLSESEAVEDMKKSVRECAEVEGCHTVSMNPTNVQRYTMVDQLHFRGGYRPPWLWSVAEVLESTADADAIVVSDPVGHGSDRGPHNCGECDDLVQEAIKDFDLRQDPSVFSEVSCECEATWEAVIERETSYNLPLAE
- the cofG gene encoding 7,8-didemethyl-8-hydroxy-5-deazariboflavin synthase subunit CofG, with the protein product MSSIPGADEYGVDVEIRDADREAALDVRPGDVEPAEELTFARNVFVPLTTACRYTCTYCTYYDPPGEAELMSPEAVRETCQRGAAAGCTEALFTFGDDPDDRYTEVHDQLDEWGFDSIHDYLRRACEIALEEGLLPHANPGDQTREQMAHVADVNASMGVMLETTADVQAHGGPRAKNPGQRLHTIEVAGDLGVPFTTGILVGVGEDWADRADSLLAIRDLHERHGHVQEVIVQPVSPNERWTEDPPDRETMRRAVAMARAVLPDEVAVQVPPNLADARALLDCGVEDLGGVSPVTKDHINPDYAWPALRELEDIADHGGVPLRERLPVYERFLPDAGVENEWVSERVGRAIESGERYQAVLDGAAPRP
- a CDS encoding VanZ family protein, translating into MTPRRWRVLAVLSIAAVLAGSLAPGSTGGGLPAGADKLLHAVGYATIAVSLSGARRAETGRALVSVVLAAALLGVGIEVVQPTVGRTASVLDAAANLLGASAGAVGWWVAT
- a CDS encoding phosphoribosylaminoimidazolesuccinocarboxamide synthase, with product MTSVKTLRVEAAATRDALGRGVFEFSDRYSVFDWGEMPDLIPGKGASLCTMGAFNFELLETEGVPTHYEGVRNSDGETVALADADEPPTEMVIALTQVPDLPFEGHDAGDDDAIYGGYDYGAYHAAADGNYLVPLEVVFRNSVPVGSSLRKRRDPAEFDLDCDEWPDEPLNLPEPVVEFSTKYEEQDRYLSREEADAIAGEASIEELESLARRVNEVVTERAEDAGFTHEDGKIECLYVDGEVRVADVAGTFDENRFAYEGREVSKEVVRQYYKRTDPEWVEAVGDAKAEADERGVADWRELCEASPDPLPPELVQATADMYAAGANRYTDHEWFDAPPLADALDAFEA